One Artemia franciscana chromosome 15, ASM3288406v1, whole genome shotgun sequence genomic window carries:
- the LOC136036493 gene encoding uncharacterized protein LOC136036493, which produces MRKLAHQLPSGLPKMFPHELTVRAMAGGASAVQERKPLRHRQRHLQGRGYEEESGSSSSDREEIAVLMRENMTSGIVEDQLEKPKETDFLKKKNDDFGVIKNLGTALITLQSAAR; this is translated from the exons ATGAGGAAATTGGCGCATCAACTACCC TCTGGATTGCCAAAAATGTTCCCTCATGAGTTGACTGTCCGGGCAATGGCTGGTGGAGCGTCAGCAGTGCAAGAGAGGAAGCCTCTACGTCACAGGCAACGGCACTTACAAGGGAGGG GCTATGAGGAGGAGAGCGGTAGTTCTTCAAGTGATCGAGAAGAAATAGCCGTCTTGATGCGTGAAAATATGACATCTGGAATAGTTGAAGATCAACTAGAAAAGCCCAAAGAAACCGATTTCTTGAAGAAGAAGAACGACGATTTTGGTGTTATAAAAAATCTTGGCACGGCTTTAATTACTCTTCAATCTGCTGCTCGTTGA